The genomic segment tacattatccttaatgcttacttaccatatccttaatgtctactttcaatatcttaaatgtctacttatatcatttttattgcctacttataatattttaaaaaatacataatgggcgggtccaattagagatggtctctcaaagagatcgtCTGTCATAAAGGTTGAAGTGGTTTTGACATGTGAACAGAAGGACTATTGATGCGCCCATAAGAATGGTAGAAAGCCTTATAatggagggtaagagaagtcgaggtAGACCCAAAAGAACATGAGATGAGCAAAAAAAGATCAATTTGCGTGAGTTGCACCTCTCTGATAACCTAACGAGGGTTATGAGTAGTTAGAGGTGCCAAATCCGTATCTTAGACGGTTGATTTTTTCCTATCACTTACCTCTTTATGTCTTagcttttaaatttattaacttaatttttttctgCAACCTATTTATTTATATCTAATGGCTTAGCCCTAGTCCAACTTGTGTTATAATTGTAGGTACCTTCTCTTATACGGTCTTAGTGTCACTCATCTCTCCATGTTGAATTCACTTTGTTTGAGATTTAATTGACTACacatatttttctttgttctCGCATTTGAAGACCCACAAATTTGGTCTGTCCACCTTTCCCCTGGAGCTTaactttatatgaaaatactaGATTAATGATTATAATTAGACTATAGACTcaaaaaatcttcaaaatacATCCCAAAGCCATGCTTTATAGCAAAACATGgagttctaaaaaaaaaaaacattgctATCTTTTTGCACAAAAAAGATTTAACAACACTCTTACAAGCCCAAGATGAAATAAGGTGAGAACAACTTAACGTTCAATCACCCCAACAGTTTATAAGTTAAGAAAGTTTTGTAAAAAATCGTCACACCATTAGACAGACCCATATGATTAGTCTATTATAATAATTCATAAtactaaaattataagtaatcactttaagaaaaCAAGTGATCACTATAAAAAATGACAACTTTTAAcaataagtaatcactttaaagttataagtgatcagTTTAAGATAATAAATGAACATCGGACTAATCCAATTTTATTAGGAAATCggctcatttgagaatttgtgtttgAAGTGATGGGACCACCACATATAGCTCCAATTTTGTGTGAATGTGGAAGAATGATGTCCACAAAATTGGATTGTAAGTAGATTTAGTGGTACTCAACCAAACCTATTATTTGTGCCAGCTGCTTGGAGCTTAAGAGAGCGAACAAAAATGGCTGCAATTCCATCATCCGCATTTCTGCCTCCAACAACCGCATTCAATCTCGCCCGTCACTTTCCTTCTTCATCCCGGCTTCCACCACTTCCTCGCCGTGAACACGTAACTTCCTTCACCGTCCAAGCTGCCAAGCTCCCTTCTGGCGTAAGTACCCTTTTTCAATTTCAATCCCAATCACAATTATTGcttaaattcaaagaaaaaatcaaatttaatctAAATATGACTCCCGTACTTGACTTATTCATAGATTTTAAGTGTGTTTGTACTACTTTGCAGttgttatgattgttattaaggGGCTGTATTAGGTTAACCCATGATTCTATAATGGTTACAACATTAGTAAtgttatgattgttattaaggGGCTATATTACGTTTTATTCCCATGCCACAAAAATCACGGAAAAATGTAATGGTGATGTGTAGAATCTGAGTTGGGTGTAGTTGAATTTGATAAATACCAATTATTTTGAGTACAAGAAGACTtggaatttaaaaattttacacCAGTACTCTATGCCATCAATTTTGATGTGTTTAGGACCAAAATAGGTCTCAccttgttgatttttatgataatttagCTAGTTTATGATCTAATTAGGTTTAAAATAAGTCAGActgaatttaaatataaaataggcCTATAATAAGTCTCAATTTGATCATGAGTCAAAATTGAAGCGATTTTAAATTCTGTTTGTATTAGAAAACATTATAACTAGACTCGAttccttttgattttttattcgaCCCGCATCCAATCTAGACTTATTAAGTCTATAAATTAGGTTAGTGTTTGTAGCAAGTTCAATGGACATTGGATTCATTAGCATTCCTATGTGGGACATTCCATTATTACTTGTGGCTACCAAACAACccatgaaaaatattttctacttGTCAAGTCATGCCAAGTGTTATTCTATGTATGGATAATATTTTTGGAAGAAAATGAAAGGGATGGGAAGAGAGGGAGGAGAGattgatatattttctttttaaatatcaaaatgatttgttttgtttaagtgtgaaagagtttttccttttaatttctccatttttatctcattttcttttgtaTTCAAATGAGGAAAGTCCAATTCCTCAATCTCCCGGCCTTATTGATGCAATTGTGACTTGAGTAAATGTTGTTTGgctcaaattttattttgaaatcttTAATCATGGGTGATTCTCAAGATTTGTATAGAGAAAAAAAGTTATTTGGACTAAGCCATTTtagttaattattaatttgacaGTTGATACATGCAAGAAATTTTAAATTGGAGCTAAATTGGTgaaccttatttatttttgcatTATTGTTTCCATTTACTACCCTACTAATTTCATcttattatttatacatattgTCCTGTTTAGTAGTACACTTTTAAGTCAcaatatttaaacttttttggccgTAACTGCTAATTCCAAACTCGTTAGATTCACAACACCTTCATTTCCTTCAAATTCCTCTATCCAAAAGTAATGTAAGAGTATAATTCATAACATAATCTAGAAGAAATTTGAGTAGTAATATTGGTAGAGTAAAATTCTAGATAAATCATTCAAATTTAACTCCTGGCGAAGCCACATAAGGGGTTAGCAGGAGCTTGACTCTCGCGCTATACTTTCAATATCTATTTTTGCGGCCTATTTTCAAGTTGAGTCCTACAGATTTTTCAAATGTATATTGCTAGTTAAAGTTTTGCGTATGTTATTTGTAGTCTTGTGTTTTTTGGCTATTCTTTCATAACTCTTctgcatttaaaattttaaaattgatggTAACATAAGTAATTTTGGCAGGTGGAATTGCCAAAATTACAACCAAAGTTCAAACCTCCATTTCTAGGATTCACTAAGACTGCTGAAATTTGGAACTCAAGAGCCTCTATGATTGGCCTCATTGGAGTATTCATCGTCGAACTTGTACGATAAGCTCTTCTCACTCAtgatttacttttaattttactaATTGCTTGTTTTAAGTAAAGgtgaataaaattcaatttgttgtttgttttttcataaagttaaatcaaactaaatttaattcgatttataaccatttcaaattaaattttgtcatagtttaaatcaaatcaaatcaaattaatttggtttaaactttttcaatcaaattcaaactaaatttttaactaaataaaaatctaaaaaaaccaatatagtaaatcaaaaaattgaaaatcataatagcAAAAGTGaggatgaagaaaaagaaatttgaaTTCATAAATAGTAGATTTGTTTTGTTGTAAGAgcacttttaattttttgttagaGTAGTCTAATAAAGTTTTTCTTGCCTTTAGGTTGCACAAGATTTACTGCGGTTTAGCCTAATTTTAGCTCCTATCTTATCCTGATCCAAATTAAAAGATTTTGGTTTTGAAATTTTCAATCATAAAAAAtccaaatttcttcattaagaatcaaaatcatatttcttatttgatttggaTGGATTAAGTTTACATATTTTATTCGAATAACTTTCATCCCTATATCAAAACACACAATCAACATTTAACGCTACAATTTGGCATGTGAGATGGTTTTACTTCAATTTGATCATCTTTATCTAAAGTTGATTCATTGATGAGTGTTTGTTGTCTCAGATAATGAACAAGGGAATACTTCAAACCATAGGTGTCGATGTCGGGAAAGGACTCGACATTCCGCTCTGAAGACCTAATTTTCATGTATTATACTTTTACTACTTACTATATATACACTTAAATTGTACATCTTTTTAACAAGTTTTTCTAGatttttattcttaaattcTTAAGTTTTCTATATTATCCAACAATTTAAAGTAACACCACTCATTTCTAGAAGTACTTTCATTTCTCATattcatatttattattattatcatttttactAATTAACACATCTATAAATATGAATATTCagtgtaattttaatttataaaaaaccttttatttcctaaaataacacatataaattaaaaagaaataacaATTTACTATGTTCATAGTTTTCATATTACACTTACTAGTTTATCTCACAATGAATAACCCATCAATGCTCCAtgctttttatttttccataaCAAGAAgcataaacaaatcaaattaaatagaGAATAAGTAATCAAATTCCAAGCTAAAGCTATAAAATGTAGAGATCTCAGCTTCAAATTGATATACTGTTAGGAATGCCTCTACCAGTAATTCCAGGTTCACTTGAAGGATAAAGCAATGTGTATGGCAACATCATGGGACCCACACGATTTTTCAAACTTTCATCTTTGTTCCTTTCTATAATCTCGTCTTCAATTTTCTCcaatttttttccaaatttcTCAAATGCTTCTAATGCTACATTATCTGTTGTCCATTCATATTGGGAATAATATATATCCACCTTCAGCTGGATAACATTTAACAAAGGCTACCACTCCTTTTTAtccacatgtatatatatatgttttttgtATTATAAGTGTGTAATGTAAGATTTTAAAtcagataaaaaataaaattcaagaaTAAGAAAACAGAGGAGCATCCCTCCTTCACACAAAAGCTTGGTTACATGAATGTATGGCTGCCTCCTTCTtcctttctcttcttccttttcttcttctctgaAATTCGTTCACAATGCAATCCAGTGAACttcatcatggtatcagagccaactgATTTGCGCTCGCTAAAAGGATTCATCCATAGATTCATTTTCTGGTATTTCGTTTAAATTTTCTTGTGTTTTTTTGCTTTAAAGAATTTCTGATAGTTTCTTCTGGATCTCGTTCATTTCCTCCCCTCTTTCTTGTGACATTAACGGCTATAACCTTCTTTTACCTGTTTCTTTCACATTCTATGTGATTGTTTTCCTTTTCATCCTCAATTCTTGATAaatcgtttttttttaaaaaccctaattttcttgatttttttaaaaatcattatgaCTGATCATACCACAACAAAATTATCTCTCAATTCTAATCCATCTAGCATATATTACATTCATCCATCTGAAAATTGCACAAATCCTTTGAGTTCTATCAAGTTTAGTGGTAATGGCTTCACTGATTGGAAACGTTCTGTTGTCATTACGCTTTCAGCCAGAAACAAACTCGGTTTCCTTAATGGAGATTATCCTGAACCTGAGCCTAACACACCTGAACATGCTGCTTGGATTAGATGTAATGATTTAATAATTTCTTGGCTTCTTTACTCTTTGGATACACAAATAGCCAAATCTGTGCTTTACTTCAAAACTGCTTCAGAGATTTGGATTGATCTTGAAGAAAGATTTGGTTATACATCTGGAGCCCAATTATATGATCTTGAACAACAATTATATGAATTACATCAAGGAACACAATCCATTTCTGAGTATTACACTAAACTCAAGGTCCTATGGGATGAATTGAATTCAGCATTTCCTCTACCAACCTGCACTTGTAACAAATGCACATGTAACCTCACTCAGAAGATTTTCAAGTCTCAACAAGATCAAAGACTCATCCAATTTCTGATGAAAGTCAATGAACATTTTACTCATGTTAGAAGCAGTATCCTAATGCAACAGCCCCTTCCTCCTGTTTCCCATGCTTACAGATTACTTGCACAAGAGGAAAAACACAAAGAAATGATAAATCAATCTGCATCTTCAACTGATCACATGGCATTCAATGCTCAGAgatccttttccctcaagccatATTCAGCCAACAGAACCTTTACTAGCAGCAACCAACAGAAATTCAATGGAAATTCTGGTCCTAGTCAAAGGCACAATGCTGGCAATTTTGACAACCAACAAAGATACAACAACAAGAGACCAAGTTCTTCTTACTACTGCACACATTGCAAGGTCCATGGGCATAGTAATTCAAGATGCTTTGAACTACATGGTTATCCTCCTGGTTTAAaagcttcaaaaacaaaaatattgctGCTTTAACTCAACAGACCTCTGATTTACAAGACTCTTCTGATAATCCAAAAAATGCTACTATTCCTATGGATGAATACAAATACCTTTTACAATGTATGCAGAAGCAGGAAACACCACAGTCTCAGACTTCTCCATCTCACCTTCTCCAGTCAGCTCGAGCACAATTAGCGGGTAAGATATGTCTGTTATCTTGTATGAGGTCATCTTGGATCTTGGATAGTGGAGCAACAAATCATTTTTGTTCAGatctcaatttttttaatgaatggCAATctgttgatggtaatgaaaactTTATCACCATACCTAATGGAACTAAAATACCAGTCAAACATGTTGGCACTGTGAATTTATCTGATAAACTAAAACTTCTCAATGTGCTTCATGTACCTGATTTTGAATTCAACCTCATTTCTGTACACAAGTTATCTACTGATCTTGATTGCAAAATCACCTTTTCTGGTGACAAGTGTTTCCTCCAGACTCAGAAGCAGAGAGAGCCAGCACTTCTTCTTGGTAGGTTGAAGGGTGGTCTTTACCATATTGAAGATACTTTCTGTTACAAGGAATCTCACTCACCAGTTCAATCTTATGATTCAAGCAAGTGTTTAAATGCTACTACAGAAGCACAGTTATGGCACATCAGACTTGGTCACCTTCCCTTTAAACAAGTAAAATTTCTTTTTCCAAATCAACTGAAAACAGAAGACACCATCTGCAAGATTTGTCCTCTAGCTAGACAAACTAGAATTCCTTTTGAAAATAGTTCAATAAAGAGTGTGAAGCCTTTTCAGTTGATACATGTAGATTTATGGGGACCTTACAAGGTAAAGAATCATAATGGGTGCAATCAATTTGTGACTATTGTGGATGATTACACTAGGCATGTATGGATTACATTGATCAAATATAAATCTGATGTATTTTCAGTTTTGAAGAATTTTATTCAATATGTTGAAACACAATTCTCATCCACTGTTATgtgcttaagaagtgataatgctaaagaaattaaggaaggAGAAATGAAAATGTTTTTGCTGACTAAAGGTATCATACATCAAACAAGTTGCCTTGAGACTCCACAGCAAAATGGAGTCGTTGAGAGAAAGCATAGGCATCTCCTTGAAACTGCAAGAGCTCTACACTTTCAAGCCAAGTTACCATCAAAGTTCTGGGGAGAATCCGTGCTATGTGCTGCTCATATCATCAATAGAATGCCTCTTAGAAGTATAAACCACAGCTCCCCTTATGAAAGATTATTTGGGCAAAAACCTTCCTTACAGCATCTCAAATGCTATGGGTGCCTCTGCTTTACCTCCACTTTGTCCAATAATAGAACAAAGTTTGACATAAGGGCAAGACCATGTGTTTTCATTGGATATCCACCACATCAAAAGGCTTACAAGGTACTTGATCTCCTCACCCACACCATACATATTTCTAGAGACATTGTTTTCCACGAGCAAAACTTTCCTTTCCACAACAATAACCCAACTTCTGATCATACACCCTTCCATGACTTTTTCTTACCTCATATCACTTCCCCTTCACCTGGCACTCTAGATGATGAACctgatatttttcaaaattttgctcCTATTGTTGACATTAATCATCCTCCTTTGCCTACTGAATCATCAAATGACTCCTCTGCAATTCCTACTGATCCTACCATTTCATCCCCTCAAACAAGGCAATCTACTAGAATACACAAAACCCCTTCATACCTCAGTGATTATCTTTGTTCAACCATTTCTTCTACCAATCCCAAATGTAACACAGTAGAATATTCTAGCCTACCTCAGCAACATCAAGCTCTGTTAGTCCACAATTCCCAAATTTCTGAACCCACATCCTTCCTGGAAGCAGCCTCAGATCACAATTGGATTACAGCCATGGAGCATGAATTGCAAGCCCTGAAAGCTAATGACACCTGGGACGTTGTGCCTTTACCAGTAAATAAGAAACCCATTGGATGTAAGTGGGTATACAAGCTCAAACTCAAATCTGATGGCAGCATTGAAAGGTTCAAAGCTAGACTAGTGGCAAAGGGGTTTACACAAAAATATGGTGTTGACTTTGACGAAACCTTCTCACCTGTCATCAAGATGACCACCATTAGATGCCTTTTAGCCCTTGCAGCACAGAAAACTTGGGATTTGCATCAATTAGATGTAAataatgcttttcttcatggaGACTTACATGAAGAGGTTTATATGAAGATGCCTGAAGGAGTTCCAAATCTAGGTGGATACgtttgtaaattaaaaaaatccatCTATGGTTTAAAGCAAGCTTCAAGACAGTGGTTCTCTAAATTGGTTCAGGAGTTACAAACTCAAGGCTTCATTCAATCCAAAAATGACTACTCTCTATTCATCAAAAGGGAAGGTGATCAGCTAACTTTAGCTGCTGTTTATGTAGATGACATCATCCTCATAGGAAATCACACACCCACCATTCTGGCATTAAAGCATCATTTACACACAACCTTCAGCATCAAAGACTTAGGTAATCTTCATTTCTTCTTAGGCATGGAAATATGCAAAACCCATGCAGGTATTGTCCTAACCCAACAAAAATTCACCAAGGAATTACTCCAATTCAGTGGTCTTGACCTATCTCGAAGAACTACCACCCCACTTCCTTCATCCTTCAAATTACACCCTAACATAGGCACTCCTTATTCTGATCCAGCTTTTTACAGATCCCTTGTTGGAAAATTAAATTTCCTTACCCACAGCAGGCCTGACCTTACCTTTGCTGTCCAAACCCTGAGTCAATTCATGCAGAACCCTACAATTCTTCATATGAAGGCCTTACACCACACACTAAGATATGTTGCTGGTTCCATTGGTCAAGGTATTCTCCTAAAGGCTGGTGAACGCCTCTCCCTTGTTGGATACTCAGATTCAGATTGGGCTACTTGCCCTACTACTAGAAGATCTATAACTGGATATCTTGTGCTATTTGGAGGATCCCCAGTTTCATGGAAAAGAAAGAAGCAATCTACCATTTCCAAATCCTCCTCAGAAGCAGAATATCGTGCTATGGTTGCAGTGGCTTCTGAAATCACTTGGTTAGTGCGTTTACTAGATGAAATTGGAGTATCAAATTTACAACCTGTCACTATATATTGTGATAATCAATCAGCCATCAGCATTGGCAAAAATCCTGTCCATCATGAGTGAACAAAACACATTGAAATAGATGCCCATTTCACTCGAGAAAAGGTTCTTGAAGGTTTATTGCAGCTGCACTACCTTCCCACTTCTCAACAGTTAGCAGATGCATTCACCAAAAACTTGTCTGCAACACATCTCCAGTATTTGATGACCAAGCTAGGTCTAGTTCAATCCACCATCCCTAGCTTGAGGGGGGGTATTGGGAATAATATATATCCACCTTCAGCTGGATAACATTTAACAAAGGCTACCACTCCTTTTTAtccacatgtatatatatatatatatatatatatatatatatatatatatatatatatatatatatatatatatatatatatatatatgttttttgtATTATAAGTGTGTAATGTAAGATTTTAAAtcagataaaaaataaaattcaagaaTAAGAAAACAGAAGAGCATCCCTCCTTCACACAAAAGCTTGGTTACATGAATGTATGGTTGCctccttcttccttttcttcttctctgaAATTCGTTCACAATGCAATCCAGTGAACTTCATCAATTCATGAGTCTCTCTTTTTCCTACATAAACCTGTTTCATAACAAACAAAACATTACTATCAATTTAATTGTTCAAATTATATAAagttatattataaaaatattcattAAGAGTTGTAGAGGTGTTCAATA from the Amaranthus tricolor cultivar Red isolate AtriRed21 chromosome 12, ASM2621246v1, whole genome shotgun sequence genome contains:
- the LOC130797302 gene encoding light-harvesting complex-like protein OHP1, chloroplastic encodes the protein MAAIPSSAFLPPTTAFNLARHFPSSSRLPPLPRREHVTSFTVQAAKLPSGVELPKLQPKFKPPFLGFTKTAEIWNSRASMIGLIGVFIVELIMNKGILQTIGVDVGKGLDIPL